In a genomic window of Zingiber officinale cultivar Zhangliang chromosome 9B, Zo_v1.1, whole genome shotgun sequence:
- the LOC122025510 gene encoding F-box/kelch-repeat protein At3g61590-like: MAGDASWEESYPIAYFHREIAVLKPMPPGDRDSSDQEEDTLISLDAILPDDLLEKVLSFLPIASIVRSSSVCKRWYEAVHSGRPSWAKMSPQKPWYFMFTCSDDAVSGYAYDPSLRKWYSFDFPCIEKSNWLTSSSCGLVCVMDGEDRSRIFVCNPVTRDWKRLGDAPGGCSPDYCALAVSVDRRTHGYTVAVAKCKQVPQDYYQWDFSIHIYESATSSWVTLFTQVLAGWRSGDECVICNGVLYLLIYSTSVLRNVESRHCLVMYDLAARPSSSGTSLMQMAIPAPCSLTCGRLMNLGDRLVMVGGIGKHDRPGIIKGIGIWELEKKEWWEVARMPHKFFQGFGEFDDVFASSGADDLVYIQSFGSPALLTFDMSQKLWKWSVKSPVTKRFPLQLFTGFCFEPRLEVAS; this comes from the coding sequence ATGGCTGGTGATGCATCGTGGGAGGAGAGTTATCCCATCGCCTACTTCCACCGCGAGATTGCAGTGTTGAAGCCCATGCCGCCTGGAGATAGAGACAGCAGCGACCAGGAGGAGGACACATTGATCTCGTTAGACGCGATTTTGCCCGACGATCTACTGGAGAAGGTGCTCTCCTTCCTGCCCATCGCCAGCATCGTCCGGTCGAGCTCCGTCTGCAAACGGTGGTACGAGGCCGTGCACTCCGGGCGGCCGTCGTGGGCCAAGATGTCGCCGCAGAAGCCATGGTACTTTATGTTTACCTGCAGCGACGACGCCGTCTCCGGCTATGCCTACGACCCGAGCCTCCGCAAGTGGTACAGCTTCGACTTCCCGTGCATCGAGAAGAGCAACTGGTTGACCTCCTCCTCCTGCGGCCTGGTCTGCGTCATGGACGGCGAAGACCGGAGTCGCATCTTCGTCTGCAACCCCGTCACGCGCGACTGGAAGAGGTTGGGCGACGCCCCCGGCGGGTGCTCCCCCGATTACTGCGCCCTGGCGGTGTCGGTCGACCGGCGCACGCACGGCTACACGGTGGCCGTCGCCAAGTGCAAGCAGGTGCCGCAGGACTACTACCAGTGGGACTTCTCCATCCACATCTACGAGTCGGCCACCAGCTCCTGGGTCACCCTCTTCACCCAAGTCCTCGCCGGCTGGAGGAGCGGCGATGAGTGCGTCATCTGCAATGGCGTCCTCTACCTGCTGATCTACTCCACCAGCGTCCTCCGCAACGTGGAGTCGCGCCATTGCTTGGTGATGTACGACCTGGCCGCGCGGCCCTCCTCGTCCGGGACGTCTCTGATGCAAATGGCTATCCCCGCGCCCTGCTCTCTGACCTGCGGCCGATTGATGAATCTCGGCGACAGATTGGTCATGGTCGGCGGGATAGGGAAGCATGACCGACCGGGGATCATCAAAGGGATCGGGATTTGGGAGCTGGAGAAGAAGGAATGGTGGGAGGTGGCTCGGATGCCGCACAAATTCTTCCAAGGCTTCGGCGAATTCGACGACGTCTTCGCCAGCAGCGGCGCCGACGACCTAGTCTACATACAGAGCTTCGGTTCTCCGGCGCTGCTGACCTTCGACATGAGCCAGAAGCTGTGGAAGTGGTCGGTGAAGAGCCCCGTGACCAAACGTTTCCCCCTCCAACTCTTCACCGGCTTCTGCTTCGAGCCCAGGCTCGAGGTGGCTTCCTGA